The genomic DNA GCTCGCAAATCGTAGGATGGCAACGGTTGAGGAATAGTTCTAAGGAATCATTCTGAAGAATAATCTTCCCTAGTTTGTGTCGTTTTGACTGCGATAATTGAGCGATGATTTTTATATTTATCAGCTTCGAGGGCGGACGAAAGTTCGCTCTTTTGTTTTGGCTGGAAGAATTCCAATACAGAACATTCAATACAGCATATTCAATACAGAACAAGAGAGGCGAACCTTTGAAGCCAAACCTGCTATTAAGCAAGCCACCTCAGAGATCCGCCTCTAAATCTAACATCACACTTAAACAGCAGTGCGAGCGTAATGCCCGCGTTGGGTTATTGTGTGAGTCACAGGCAATCGATTCGATCGCCCATCAGTCGCTTCGCCAGAACTACGGCATCGGATGGAACAGCAGGTCGGGGAAGAAACGATTGAATTCAATCAAAATGCCTGCCGTGATGAACATCCAAACCGTCAGCATGACGGGAGCGAGGGAGAGGTACTTCAGGAAGTTTTGCATAGGATAGCTCCAGAGGAACGGAAGAGAGAGTTAGAAACTAGCGGGGTCCAACGGGGATCTTGTTGTCGTCTTCAACCAGTTCACCCGTGGTCAGTTCCTTGAGAGCAGCCAGGGGCCAAGCGAAACCGGACAGAGCGCACTTGAGGGCAAGCGGCACATCGATCATGATTTCTTTCATTTCGGGGTTCTTGTCCTTCCGTACCGTGATCAGGTAGGAGCGACCCACCCAGCCGATCCAGCCTGCGATGTACAGGAACAGGACGCCCGGAATCAAAAATTCTCCGGCGTGGCTGAGGCGACCATCGACGATCAGGTGAGGTAGACCTTCGGGACCGCAGAGAACCTGGGAGTTTGCATAGGCTTCAAAACGAGCCTTTGCCTGAGGGGTTTTAGCCTGGGCTGCTCGTGCCTGGAAAGCCTGAGATTCGCTGCAAGGAGTGAGTCCGGCAATATCCGCCGAAGCAGGGGGAACGAACCCAACCCACAGGAATAAGACGACAACGAGAGCAAACAATCTTCGCATGGAGTTGTTTCCCTTTATTACAAAAAACTAAGAAATTTGTACAAATTGTTAAGGAGTTTGTACAAAGAAGATTCGGTTTCAGTGCAATGATACTCTCCTGGGGAAACCGCGTAAAGTTAAGCTTTTAAAAGAACTTTACGTACTTTCGACAGGGAGCAGGCGATCGATTTAAAAAAGGGCTGCTGTTTCGAGCAGTCGCGCTTATCATAAGGCTTTTGCCAATTTCTCGTCACTGTTTAATTAGCAATTTTTAATCTTGTATTTCTCTGTCTCTTCTGGGGAAATGTGAATTTTTGCAAATAGAACTTTTCAGTAGATTTTTGTCAATAGATTTTATAGCGATCGGACAGGGGAAAGAATTCGTTAACTCAATATCTCCTGAACTCAGGATTTCCTGAATGAGGATGAGTCCTTCCTTGTTCTCCCCGGTGCCATGCTCTATGCTGGAACGCTTTTCGGAGGGGAGTATCCCCTTTTGCCGCCCTTACCCTAAATCCCCAATTTCTCGATCTCGCCTGGACAGCAAGCTTTTTATTTCCTCCTCATCCTCCGGAGGTAAAGATTCCCCTGGCAGCCGTAATCCTCCCGTCAATGTATTCACCCCTCGCTATTCGGGAAACTTGAACAGGAGTCGCTAATCTTACTGCGATCGCCGCCTTGAACTTGCTATGCTCATCAAGTGATCGGGGATTGTCACGATTTTTATCTTTAGTCTGGGTGAAAAGTATGTCTCTACCTGCCTGTGAACTGCTGCTGCGCCGAGGGAAGATTCTGCGCCAGAATGCGCCTGCCGAAGTTGCAGATATCGCGATTTCAGGCGGACAAATTGTGGCAATCGCCCCTCAGCTTGAATACGCCGCACAGCTTGAGATCGACTTGCAGGAGCAGATGGTGAGTCCGCCGTTTGTGGAGTCCCATATTCACCTGGATTCGGCGTTAACGGTGGGAGAACCCCGCTGGAATCAGACGGGAACGCTGTTTGAAGGCATTGAAATCTGGCGGGAACGCAAGCAGGATTTGACAATCGAAGATGTGAAGCGTCGGGCGATCGAAACTTTGAAGCAGCAGGCAATGCAGGGCGTTTTGTTTGTCCGCTCCCATGCCGACGTGAGTGAGCAGAATCTAATTGCGCTGAAGGGTCTGCTGGAAGTGCGGGATCAGGTTAAGGACTGGATTACGCTTCAGGTGGTGGCATTTCCCCAGGACGGCATCTATGGCAGTCCCAAAAACGAATCCCTGATGGAAGAAGCCATGAAGCTGGGCGCAGATGTGGTCGGCGGGATTCCCCACTACGAGCTGACGCGGGATGATGGGGTGCGATCGGTTCATCGAATTTTTGAGCTGGCACAGCAGTACGATCGGCTGATTGATGTCCACTGCGACGAAATTGACGATGAGCAATCCCGTTTCCTGGAGGTGATCGTGGCAAATGCGATTCGATCGGGCATGGGATCGCGCGTCACCGCCAGCCACACAACGGCATTTCATTCCTACAACAATGCCTATGCCTTTAAGCTCATGGGCTTTATTCAGCGCACCTCGATTAACTTCATCGCCAATCCGCTGATTAACATCACAATTCAGGGACGGGCAGACACTTATCCCAAACGGCGGGGCATCACGCGGGTCAAGGAACTCTGGCAGCAGGGGCAAAACGTCAGCTTCGGGCACGACTGCATCTGCGATCCCTGGTATTCTCTGGGGACGGGCAACATGCTCGACGTGGCAAACATGGGGCTGCACATTTGCCAGATGACCGGAACCGAGGAGATGAACGCCTGCTACGACATGGTGACGTGGAACGGCGCGAGAACCCTGCACGTTGAAGACCAGTACGGCATTGAGGTCGGCAAACCCGCGAATCTCATCGTCCTGGATGCCGAAAGCCGCTATGATGCAATCCGTCGTCGTGCCGCAGTCCGCTATGTGATCTCACGCGGAAAGCTGCTCAGCGTCACCGAACCCGCTCGATCGCAGTGGAAAGCCGAGGTCTAGGCGCACTTCTTTATTCTTTAGAAGGAAAACTTCTTTAATCGGTAGCTTCCCGATCGCCCAATCCCGCTATCCCTTCCACCGTCAAAAAAGGAAAAGTCAGGGTAAAGGTCGAGCCAGTTCCGGGCTGCGATTCCAGGTCAATTTCGCCCTGAAGCAGTTTGACCAATCGCGAAACCACCGCCAGACCCAAGCCCGTACTTTCACTGTCGCGAATTCGGGGGAAATTGCTCTGCACGTAGGGTTCAAAGATGCGCTGCTGTTCCTCTGCGGGAATTCCCAGTCCCGTATCCTGAACGACCAGACTCCAGCGATCGCTTCGTGCAGCCTCCTTCGGATCGCCTCCTTCCCTGCGACAGGTGACGCTAATTTTTCCCTGTTCCGAGTAGCGAATGGCATTGCTGAGCAGGTTTGTCACAATTTGCTGAAGCCGCAGAGAGTCGGTTAAAACGCCGTCGAGAGCGGGATCGCAGTCTAGCTTCATCTGGAGATTTTTGGCTGCAACGAGGGGCTGCACCATATCGGCGATCGACTGAACCAGCTCACCAATATTCGTCGGCGTTAGCTGAAGCTGCATCTGTCCCGCATCGTAGCGCGAGATCTCGAGCGAATCGTTAATCAAACGAAGCAACTGCCGCCCTGCCTGCAACACACGATCGATACTTTCCAGGTTAGGCACGGAATCCTTGGTGCTACCGTCTCGCCGATGCTGCCGCAGAAACAGATCCGAGTAGCCAATTATCGAAGTCAGCGGGGTTCGCAGTTCGTGTGCCAGTTCAGACAAATTCGTCTTGCTGGCGCGCACGAGTCGCGTGAGTTCCTGGTTGGTGAGCTTAAGCTGACTCTGAAGCTGCTCTAATTCGTGCAGCCGACTTTCCGTATAGCTTTCAAAGCAGCGGGCGATCGCCTCGTCAACCACCGTATCAATCAGCCGGACTGCCCGCAAAAGCTCAGCCGGAGAAGCCTGGAGCAGTTCCGTTTCGATGACTTCAAAGATAATCGATCGCAGTAGCCGATATTCCCGCGCAATTTCCCCCGGATCAAATCCCTGATCTGCCCGCACAACGCCATGTTCCAGCGTGGTTTCAATCAGGGTTTGCACATCGCTCTGCTCTTCCTGAGAAAGGATCGTTGCCAGCGCATCTAAAACTTTGGGCAAACTGTTTTGAATTGCCTTGTAGGTCAGCTCACGGGTGGTTTCAATCTGCTCGTCCTGGCGCACCGCTTCAACCCACTGCTGAACAATGGTATCCGCCTGCTGGTGCATCAGTTTGCCAAAGTCGATCATGCTGGGTCAATCATGCCAGAATGGGCGCGGTAAGGGGTTACAAAGCTCAAAGTTTAGCCAGTAAAACAGCCTTGAGCCTTTAAGCTTCTAGCAGATTACCAGCATTAAAAATTGCTTCACATCTCGATCGAGACAGAGATTAAGAGAGAAATCGATCGCTTCTAGCCCTCATCCTGTCATGCAGTTCTGGTCGATAACAGGTCGATAACAGATTGTTGTGCAGGGTTTTGCAAGGGTGGTTGAGACCCTGAAAGATCGACCCTAACCCCTCTTAGGAAAGGGGGAACCGAGCCAATGCAGGAAGATCATTAAAGAGGAAATTAAAGAGGAAAATTAGAATAC from Leptolyngbya ohadii IS1 includes the following:
- the codA gene encoding cytosine deaminase — encoded protein: MSLPACELLLRRGKILRQNAPAEVADIAISGGQIVAIAPQLEYAAQLEIDLQEQMVSPPFVESHIHLDSALTVGEPRWNQTGTLFEGIEIWRERKQDLTIEDVKRRAIETLKQQAMQGVLFVRSHADVSEQNLIALKGLLEVRDQVKDWITLQVVAFPQDGIYGSPKNESLMEEAMKLGADVVGGIPHYELTRDDGVRSVHRIFELAQQYDRLIDVHCDEIDDEQSRFLEVIVANAIRSGMGSRVTASHTTAFHSYNNAYAFKLMGFIQRTSINFIANPLINITIQGRADTYPKRRGITRVKELWQQGQNVSFGHDCICDPWYSLGTGNMLDVANMGLHICQMTGTEEMNACYDMVTWNGARTLHVEDQYGIEVGKPANLIVLDAESRYDAIRRRAAVRYVISRGKLLSVTEPARSQWKAEV
- the psaJ gene encoding photosystem I reaction center subunit IX, whose product is MQNFLKYLSLAPVMLTVWMFITAGILIEFNRFFPDLLFHPMP
- a CDS encoding Photosystem I reaction center subunit III; translated protein: MRRLFALVVVLFLWVGFVPPASADIAGLTPCSESQAFQARAAQAKTPQAKARFEAYANSQVLCGPEGLPHLIVDGRLSHAGEFLIPGVLFLYIAGWIGWVGRSYLITVRKDKNPEMKEIMIDVPLALKCALSGFAWPLAALKELTTGELVEDDNKIPVGPR
- a CDS encoding sensor histidine kinase produces the protein MIDFGKLMHQQADTIVQQWVEAVRQDEQIETTRELTYKAIQNSLPKVLDALATILSQEEQSDVQTLIETTLEHGVVRADQGFDPGEIAREYRLLRSIIFEVIETELLQASPAELLRAVRLIDTVVDEAIARCFESYTESRLHELEQLQSQLKLTNQELTRLVRASKTNLSELAHELRTPLTSIIGYSDLFLRQHRRDGSTKDSVPNLESIDRVLQAGRQLLRLINDSLEISRYDAGQMQLQLTPTNIGELVQSIADMVQPLVAAKNLQMKLDCDPALDGVLTDSLRLQQIVTNLLSNAIRYSEQGKISVTCRREGGDPKEAARSDRWSLVVQDTGLGIPAEEQQRIFEPYVQSNFPRIRDSESTGLGLAVVSRLVKLLQGEIDLESQPGTGSTFTLTFPFLTVEGIAGLGDREATD